CCAATCGAGAGCTTATGCTCAAAAGGATTGGGGATTTGTAGTAGCCGCTACCAACAGGAGGCCTTATGGTTTTGCTTGGGAAGATTGGGGAAGAATGGACGCAATGGAAGTATTGGCTGATGCTGAACAACTTTTTGAGACGAATCCTCAACATACCTATTTGACAGGACACTCTATGGGTGGACATGGAACTTGGTATTTGGGAGCCACTTACCCTGATCGATTCGCAGCAATAGCTCCTTGCGCGGGATACCCTGAGCTGTTGAGCTATGCAAGCAATCATGTGATGTACAAGCATGCGACAGGAAAGATAGGAGAAGGCGCTGTGGCGGCAATGTTTGACCGAGCGCAAAATCCAACAAAGACAAAGCAGCTGGGAAGAAACTATTTGCAGTCCGGAATTTATATCCACCATGGTAGCGATGATACCGTTGTTGATGTGGAGTTGGCGAGAGATATGAGAAATTTCTTGGGGCAATACCATACTAACTTTGTGTACTATGAATATCCGGGAGGAACGCATTGGTTTGGCAACGAAAGCGTTGACTGGAATCCGATTTTCAATTATTTCAAATGGCATAACAATCCTGACTCAAAGGATGTGAATCATATCGAATTTGTAACTGGTTCTCCTAGCGTGTCGGCGAGCAATCATTGGATTACGATCCAACAGCAAGAGACTTCCTTTGAATATTCAAAAGTAGACTTTGTGAAAGAGGATCATATCACAGGAACAACAGAAAATGTAAAGACGATTGTATTTGATCTGGCAAAAGCGAATATGGATCAAAATACGGTAATTGACATTGATGGACAAAAAGTTGAAGTTGCTCCTGCTGAAGACCAAGTTGTATTGCAAAAGCAAAGCGACAAATGGATTGTTATCAATGCAGTGAATGAAGATGAAAAATCTCCAGCTAGAAATGGCGGTTTTAGATCTTCCTTTGACAATAGAGTTGTTTTGGTTTATGGTTCCAAAGGCTCCAAGGCTGAAAGAGAATGGTATTACAACAAAGCCAGATTTGACGCTGAGACATTTTGGTACAGAGGCAACAGTACTTTGGAGTTAGTCAAAGACGTGGACTTCAACCCTAAGAAGTATCAGGATAGAAACGTAGTGATATACGGAAATGCCAACACGAATACAGCTTGGAACAAGCTATTGAAAGATAGTCCGGTGCAAGTGAAAAATGGCAAGATCACTATCGAAGGCCAAACGATGTCGGGAGACAATCTGGGAGCTTATTTTGTTCAACCTCGCAAAGACAGCAAAGTAGCTTCTGTGGGTGTTGTTGCCGGCACTGGAATCAAGGGCGCTAAAGCTGGTTTTGCCAACCAATACTTCTTGGCGGGCCCAAGCTTCCCTGATTTGATGATATTTGATGATAGCATGACAACCGAAGGCATGAAATCTGTGAAAGTATCAGGATTCTTTGGCAATGACTGGTCTGTTGAAAACGGCGATTTCGCTTGGAAAGAAGCTTTGTAACTTATAATAAAAGATATATTAACTTAAAGCCATTCCCTGCGGAGTGGCTTTTTTCGTTAAACACTTAATTCAAGGCATGAAAAATGGTCATGCATGGGTATATAATTTTTTAAAATATGACTGAAAAAGAAAAAATGCTTTCTGGTGAATTGTATTTAGCCTCAGATTCTGAATTGGAAATGGAAAGGCTTAGAGCGAAAAAACTTTGCTTCGAATACAATGGCGCTTTTGATACCAACAGACGCAATGAAATTCTTACTTATTTGCTGGGAGTTGATGTTGCTGAGATTCATATTGAGTCTCCTTTTTTATGCGATTACGGATATAATATTAAACTAGGCGGTTCCTTTTTTGCCAATCATCATCTGACCATTTTGGATTGTGCTCCAGTAACTATTGGAGACAATGTGATGATTGGACCAAATTGCGTGTTGACGACAGCGACTCACCCAGTAGATGCTAAAACAAGGCATTCCTTGCTTGAATTTGCCAAGCCTATAGTATTGGAAGATGGCGTATGGCTTGGAGCGTCAGTGACGGTTTGTCCGGGTGTTACTATCGGGGAGAATTCCGTAATTGGCGCTGGGAGTGTTGTAGTAAAGGATATACCTGCCAATACCGTGGCTGTTGGGAATCCTTGTAGAGTAGTAAGGAGAGTGAATTAATACAATATAAATATTAATTTAATTTAATTTTTGTTTTAATTATAATTGTATATAAAAATATAGGCTTTAATAATATAAAGTTTAATGTGTATTGTTATGTTTTTGTTTGATATGTGTGGCACTATTTTTTAATATTCAAATAAAATTTTATCCTTTAATTCTTGAAAGTGCAATTGTAAAATTATAACTTCAAGTAATATTAATTTTTTGTTGTGTATTAGTAATTTTTTCTTTTTAAACCTATGAGAATGCCTTGGAAGTGTTTCTTTATTCTTAATAGGTTTAAGGGGGATTAGTATCAAACAAATAAACAATCATTTCTTAATTAAGCCTATGTTAGAATTTTATTCGAACAAGGGAAGACGTATATCCAAATTATTATTTGCGTCATCCTTGCCGTTGATGTTAATGCAGGCTCCAAGCGTTTATTCCAAATCAAGTAATGTTATGGAAATAGCAGTGGAGTCAAGGCAAAATGAAAAAACCATTTCAGGAAGTGTGAAAGACTCAAATGGTGAGCCTTTACCAGGGGTTAATGTGATCGTCAAAGGAACATCCAATGGCACAATCACAGACTTTGACGGGAACTTTAGAGTTGACCTGTCAAGTGAAGATGCTATTCTAGTTTTTTCTTTTGTGGGTTATAAGTCTCAAGAGATTATTATCGGTTCCAAATCCATTGTGAATGTTGTCTTGGAGTCAGATTATACGCAACTAAATGAAATAGTTGTGGTAGGTTATGGTGTTCAGAAGAAGAGTGATGTTACAAGTTCTGTAGTTTCTGTCGATGCTGAGGAAATGAAAAAGGTTAGCGTTCCTAATGCAGCCTCAATGTTGCAGGGGCGAGCAAGCGGAGTTATCGTTACTACATCCGGGGAACCAGGAGCTGCACCTAATGTGACAATTAGAGGAATGTCATCATTGGGAGGTGGCTCTCCGCTATATGTTGTAGATGGGGTGCCTACAAATAGCTATTATCTGGATCCTAGCAATATTGAGTCAATGGAGATTCTAAAAGATGCAGCCGCAGCTTCAATTTATGGTACTAGGGCCGCTAGTGGAGTAATTTTGATAACTACTAAAAGAGGCGCTAAGAACCAAGGTATGAAAGTTGATTTTGACGCATCTTTTGGAATTCAGAATCCAACGAATCTGCAAGAAATGGCAAATTCATCCGAATACTTGGCTTTTGATAAAGTATTGCATGAAAATGCCGGACAAACAACGGATTTGGATTTAGAAGGTCAAGATATACCTGATACTGATTGGCAGAAAGAAATACAAAATAAAAACGCATTTCAGCAAAAATACAATTTAGGTTTACATGGC
The Aureibacter tunicatorum DNA segment above includes these coding regions:
- a CDS encoding alpha/beta hydrolase-fold protein, producing MRKFFMSLALAAVSLSVSTAFAQQKQTEGNVVAYFGEEEKIAVHEGYVLHQFSEGFFVDSKLNYGRVPIAQDFLAKQIFDGAFNKPAQGAVAGVTKDGETVSWEMINASEDQFFNNEALRTGHLYLSYESDKEQVALMEATANTVTFINGMPHEGDHYNFEWSLVPFHMKKGNNDFLLTGGRFNKMKARIIIPDQPVQFTKRDVTLPDLILEEEGQKWGAIRIINSTNNSLKGYTLSAKANGEEIVSKISVISPMSVRKVPFQVEDIKGGDEGELSLVLTLKDAKGVVLDIAEMEINNRTKHKHHERTFVSDVDGSVQYYSVAPSTDKSSKNQAMFLSVHGASVQATNQSRAYAQKDWGFVVAATNRRPYGFAWEDWGRMDAMEVLADAEQLFETNPQHTYLTGHSMGGHGTWYLGATYPDRFAAIAPCAGYPELLSYASNHVMYKHATGKIGEGAVAAMFDRAQNPTKTKQLGRNYLQSGIYIHHGSDDTVVDVELARDMRNFLGQYHTNFVYYEYPGGTHWFGNESVDWNPIFNYFKWHNNPDSKDVNHIEFVTGSPSVSASNHWITIQQQETSFEYSKVDFVKEDHITGTTENVKTIVFDLAKANMDQNTVIDIDGQKVEVAPAEDQVVLQKQSDKWIVINAVNEDEKSPARNGGFRSSFDNRVVLVYGSKGSKAEREWYYNKARFDAETFWYRGNSTLELVKDVDFNPKKYQDRNVVIYGNANTNTAWNKLLKDSPVQVKNGKITIEGQTMSGDNLGAYFVQPRKDSKVASVGVVAGTGIKGAKAGFANQYFLAGPSFPDLMIFDDSMTTEGMKSVKVSGFFGNDWSVENGDFAWKEAL
- a CDS encoding sugar O-acetyltransferase — translated: MTEKEKMLSGELYLASDSELEMERLRAKKLCFEYNGAFDTNRRNEILTYLLGVDVAEIHIESPFLCDYGYNIKLGGSFFANHHLTILDCAPVTIGDNVMIGPNCVLTTATHPVDAKTRHSLLEFAKPIVLEDGVWLGASVTVCPGVTIGENSVIGAGSVVVKDIPANTVAVGNPCRVVRRVN